A genomic region of Papaver somniferum cultivar HN1 chromosome 7, ASM357369v1, whole genome shotgun sequence contains the following coding sequences:
- the LOC113295403 gene encoding uncharacterized protein LOC113295403, which translates to MILLLYVNDIILTGNSDFPMDKLVQALSVEFAMKQLVDLSYFLGIEAHKNENSLVLTQKKYTLELLKKANMLDCKPCSTPVVKESRASIHDGVLLENAAEYRTIVGSLQYLTNIRPDISFGVNHVSQFMHAPTDVHYHLVKRILRYLKVLLELELLYTNVISPQCSAESEYKCLSVTASELEWLSNVLKELQFSVHLPMAKHIEVQYHVVRDLVDKGFVKIQHVPSESQIADLFTKGLCSPTFTSLLKQLLRDTSSAVVDVSECQNSSCIADEEELSFDNEAALFSGLALHSSVMF; encoded by the exons ATGATACTTCTTTTATATGTCAATGACATTATTCTTACTGGGAATTCTGATTTTCCTATGGATAAGCTAGTTCAAGCTTTAAGTGTTGAGTTTGCTATGAAACAATTAGTGGATCTGAGTTATTTTTTGGGTATTGAAGCTCATAAAAATGAAAATTCTTTGGTTCTTACACAAAAGAAATATACTTTAGAATTACTTAAAAAGGCAAATATGCTTGACTGTAAACCTTGTTCTACACCTGTAGTTAAGGAATCCAGAGCTTCTATCCATGATGGTGTTTTGTTGGAAAATGCAGCTGAATATAGGACAATAGTAGGTAGTCTTCAGTATTTAACAAATATTAGACCAGATATTTCTTTTGGAGTTAACCATGTGTCACAATTCATGCATGCACCAACTGATGTTCATTATCATTTAGTTAAAAGAATTTTGAGATATTTGAAGGTACTGTTGGAGTTGGAATTACTCTACACAAATGTGATATCTCCACA GTGTTCTGCTGAATCAGAATATAAATGTTTATCTGTTACTGCATCTGAGTTAGAATGGTTATCTAATGTGCTTAAGGAATTGCAATTCTCAGTTCATCTTCCAAT GGCCAAGCATATAGAAGTTCAGTATCATGTAGTAAGGGATTTGGTTGATAAAGGTTTTGTGAAGATTCAACATGTTCCTTCTGAAAGTCAGATTGCAGACTTATTCACAAAAGGATTGTGCTCACCTACTTTTACTTCTTTACTTAAACAACTGTTGCGAGATACTTCAAGTGCTGTTGTTGATGTATCTGAGTGTCAGAATTCTTCATGTATTGCTGATGAAGAAGAACTCTCCTTTGACAATGAAGCTGCTTTGTTTTCTGGACTTGCTCTTCATTCTTCTGTTATGTTTTAA